From Streptomyces sp. TLI_053, a single genomic window includes:
- a CDS encoding antibiotic biosynthesis monooxygenase: protein MTMVLAILRARPEHVDELDAALRDVAGRTAGEPGALAYSVARQDGGRFLVVERYADGPARDAHFAAPYVAGLLDRFPLLLAEEPVVEFAEVVTGFTR from the coding sequence ATGACCATGGTGCTGGCGATCCTGCGGGCCAGGCCGGAGCACGTGGACGAACTGGACGCCGCGCTGCGCGACGTGGCCGGGCGCACGGCCGGCGAACCGGGCGCGCTGGCGTACTCGGTGGCCCGCCAGGACGGCGGGCGGTTCCTGGTGGTGGAGCGGTACGCGGACGGCCCTGCCCGGGACGCGCATTTCGCGGCGCCGTACGTGGCCGGGCTGCTCGACCGGTTCCCGCTGCTGCTGGCGGAGGAACCGGTGGTCGAGTTCGCCGAGGTGGTCACCGGCTTCACCCGCTGA
- a CDS encoding polysaccharide deacetylase family protein: MTTTRVTSLTSPRAPHRPRGRRAARLAVGTLLAAATAVVALPAAPAQAAPAKVVYLTFDDGPSPRYTPQVLALLAQYGARATFFEIGQNVAAYPEVTSRVHNQGHSVQNHSWSHPDLRSLSKSAFDSQVTSTDARIRARTGTTPSCLRPPYGAVNTAVRSGAARLGKTVQLWSVDPQDWARPGRAAIERRVLDRVTPGAVVLMHDGGGDRSQTVAALPAILRTLKSRGYTFALLPCR, translated from the coding sequence GTGACCACGACCCGAGTGACCTCACTGACCTCGCCCCGGGCCCCGCACCGGCCCCGGGGCCGCCGCGCCGCCCGCCTCGCCGTCGGCACCCTGCTGGCCGCCGCCACCGCCGTGGTCGCCCTGCCCGCCGCCCCCGCCCAGGCGGCACCGGCCAAGGTCGTCTACCTGACCTTCGACGACGGACCGAGCCCCCGGTACACCCCTCAGGTCCTGGCGCTGCTGGCCCAGTACGGGGCCCGGGCCACGTTCTTCGAGATCGGCCAGAACGTCGCCGCGTACCCCGAGGTCACCAGCCGGGTGCACAACCAGGGCCACAGCGTGCAGAACCACAGCTGGTCCCACCCCGACCTGCGCTCCCTCTCCAAGTCCGCCTTCGACTCCCAGGTGACGTCCACCGACGCACGCATCCGCGCCCGGACCGGGACCACGCCGAGCTGCCTGCGCCCCCCGTACGGCGCGGTCAACACCGCCGTGCGCTCCGGCGCGGCGCGGCTCGGCAAGACCGTCCAGCTGTGGAGCGTCGACCCGCAGGACTGGGCCCGGCCGGGGCGCGCCGCGATCGAGCGCCGGGTGCTGGACCGGGTCACTCCCGGCGCCGTCGTCCTGATGCACGACGGGGGCGGCGACCGCAGCCAGACCGTGGCCGCGCTGCCCGCCATCCTGCGCACCCTCAAGTCCCGGGGCTACACCTTCGCCCTCCTCCCCTGCCGCTGA
- a CDS encoding arginase family protein translates to MAEEFALLGVPSCAGTHGPGQEKAPAALRSAGLVERLRTAGVAVTDRGDLPVVPFRTDPDHRDRQNLPLVVEVVRAVAKAVGGILDDGAVPLVVGGDCTITLGVLAAYVARRPGTGLLYFDGDLDLSVPDTSRSGILDTMVLSHLLGEGAPELREAGPRIPLLGPEGIVAFGYDPVELGAAGRERLGRYRLRALPCTELTAPRVDPVVEARAAWRALAADHERFVLHFDVDVIDSVDLPLANFPHFNEGLPIGVAFDCLAEFCAAPPMAGLVVTEVNPDRDPDGAMVDTLVGALVAALGRRVD, encoded by the coding sequence GTGGCCGAGGAGTTCGCACTGCTGGGAGTCCCGTCCTGCGCGGGCACGCACGGCCCCGGCCAGGAGAAGGCCCCGGCGGCCCTGCGCTCCGCCGGCCTGGTGGAACGGCTGCGGACGGCCGGAGTGGCGGTGACCGACCGCGGGGACCTGCCGGTGGTGCCGTTCCGGACCGACCCCGACCACCGGGACCGGCAGAACCTGCCGCTGGTGGTCGAGGTGGTGCGCGCGGTGGCCAAGGCCGTCGGCGGCATCCTCGACGACGGCGCGGTGCCCCTGGTCGTGGGCGGGGACTGCACGATCACGCTGGGCGTGCTCGCCGCGTACGTGGCCCGCCGGCCCGGCACCGGCCTGCTGTACTTCGACGGGGACCTCGACCTGTCGGTGCCGGACACCAGCCGCTCCGGGATCCTGGACACCATGGTGCTGTCGCACCTGCTCGGCGAGGGCGCGCCGGAGCTGCGGGAGGCCGGTCCGCGCATCCCGCTGCTGGGCCCCGAGGGGATCGTGGCGTTCGGCTACGACCCGGTGGAACTCGGCGCGGCGGGGCGGGAGCGGCTGGGCCGCTACCGGCTGCGTGCCCTGCCGTGCACGGAGCTCACCGCCCCCCGGGTGGACCCGGTCGTCGAGGCGCGGGCCGCCTGGCGGGCGCTCGCCGCCGACCACGAGCGGTTCGTGCTGCACTTCGACGTGGACGTGATCGACTCGGTGGACCTCCCGCTGGCGAACTTCCCGCACTTCAACGAGGGGCTGCCGATCGGCGTGGCCTTCGACTGCCTGGCCGAGTTCTGCGCGGCGCCACCGATGGCGGGGCTGGTGGTGACCGAGGTCAACCCGGACCGCGACCCGGACGGGGCGATGGTCGACACGCTGGTCGGCGCCCTGGTCGCGGCGCTCGGTCGACGCGTCGACTGA
- a CDS encoding lipase family protein yields the protein MAVPTTFDQRVKSYSLPHAYWLARAADLAYKDEETIERQARDWGFTEVRHHETRFAPPFPLQDTQAFTMAGEHMVVTAFRGTEPQQIRDWLSDATTPPWPGPARTGYVHYGFGEALESVFPDVRKAVTELRTQDQSVWLTGHSLGGALAMLAGARLLLEEPRLAADGVVTFGQPRTCDRLLAAAYNKGFQKRMFRFVNNNDIVPQLPPEPAYTHVDALRYIDSGGKLHDSVGLVGGLADRAKGLTADAFAPASDGMRDHFMRNYLAALEKNLA from the coding sequence GTGGCCGTCCCCACCACGTTCGACCAGCGGGTGAAGAGCTACAGCCTGCCCCACGCCTACTGGCTGGCCCGGGCCGCCGATCTGGCCTACAAGGACGAGGAGACGATCGAGCGACAGGCCCGCGACTGGGGCTTCACCGAGGTGCGGCACCACGAGACCAGGTTCGCGCCGCCCTTCCCGCTCCAGGACACCCAGGCCTTCACCATGGCCGGTGAGCACATGGTCGTGACCGCCTTCCGGGGCACCGAGCCGCAGCAGATCCGCGACTGGCTGTCGGACGCCACCACCCCGCCCTGGCCGGGGCCGGCCAGGACCGGTTACGTGCACTACGGCTTCGGCGAGGCCCTGGAGTCGGTGTTCCCGGACGTGCGGAAGGCCGTCACCGAGCTCCGCACCCAGGACCAGAGCGTCTGGCTCACCGGCCACAGCCTCGGCGGGGCGCTGGCCATGCTGGCCGGCGCCCGGCTGCTGCTGGAGGAACCGCGACTGGCGGCCGACGGCGTGGTCACCTTCGGCCAGCCCCGGACCTGTGACCGCCTGCTGGCCGCGGCGTACAACAAGGGCTTCCAGAAACGGATGTTCCGTTTCGTCAACAACAACGACATCGTTCCCCAGCTGCCGCCCGAGCCCGCCTACACCCATGTCGACGCGCTGCGGTACATCGACTCCGGCGGGAAGCTGCACGACTCGGTCGGCCTGGTCGGCGGGCTGGCGGACCGGGCGAAGGGCCTGACCGCCGACGCCTTCGCGCCGGCCAGTGACGGCATGCGGGACCACTTCATGCGCAACTACCTCGCCGCGTTGGAGAAGAACCTCGCCTGA
- a CDS encoding alpha/beta fold hydrolase yields MHLVSETSSDGIREQLLVVDDVPAALWTPAGSAAARPLVLLGHGGGEHKKQPGILARAHRLVTECGFAVVAPDVPGHGDRPVVEEYDRLATANQERIAAGAEPGRLLAEFHALVARRTVPEWRAVLDAVQRLDHVGAGPVGYWGVSLGCGLGVPFVAAEPRVRAAVLGLGGALASAAEAARITVPVEFLLQWDDERVPREAGLALFEAFGSAEKTLHANAGGHGELPAFELDSTLRFLARHLG; encoded by the coding sequence GTGCACCTCGTCTCCGAAACCTCCTCCGACGGCATCCGCGAGCAGCTCCTCGTCGTCGACGACGTCCCCGCCGCGCTGTGGACGCCGGCCGGATCCGCCGCCGCCCGCCCGCTGGTCCTGCTGGGCCACGGCGGCGGCGAACACAAGAAGCAGCCCGGCATCCTGGCCCGGGCCCACCGGCTCGTGACCGAGTGCGGCTTCGCCGTGGTCGCGCCGGACGTCCCCGGACACGGCGACCGGCCGGTCGTGGAGGAGTACGACCGGCTCGCGACCGCCAATCAGGAGCGGATCGCGGCCGGCGCGGAGCCGGGGCGACTGCTCGCCGAGTTCCACGCCCTGGTGGCGCGGCGGACGGTGCCGGAATGGCGGGCCGTCCTGGACGCCGTCCAGCGGCTCGACCACGTCGGCGCCGGACCGGTGGGCTACTGGGGCGTCTCGCTGGGCTGCGGGCTCGGCGTGCCGTTCGTCGCCGCCGAACCCCGGGTCCGTGCGGCGGTCCTGGGCCTGGGCGGGGCGCTCGCCTCGGCCGCCGAGGCCGCGCGGATCACCGTTCCGGTCGAGTTCCTGCTGCAGTGGGACGACGAGCGGGTGCCGCGCGAGGCGGGGCTCGCCCTCTTCGAGGCGTTCGGCTCCGCCGAGAAGACCCTGCACGCCAATGCCGGCGGGCACGGCGAGCTCCCGGCCTTCGAACTCGACAGCACCCTGCGGTTCCTCGCCCGCCACCTCGGCTGA
- a CDS encoding trypsin-like serine protease, with amino-acid sequence MRTWMGRRTAAVLTTAAAAITSLATALPAQAVVGGSESTEPYSFMVSVQYDAPRADGHRCGGVLVAPDWVMTAGHCASTPTGSKAGVPRDWKVRVGSLDVTTGGEVAEVDRFYRRIAKYDPPGEDIALLHLRTPVRAEPVRLAGTTPAAGTPARLLGWGPSSTGCDDFADTTCFSNKLREVDTEVTQLQKCLDEVEGIPPLCIGRVDPAAGPGTTDSGGPALVREGNEWVLAGTVVGGSSKDSDFPGVYSDVAKNTPWINGIVNGTDVPPFDPIPNVEGAAKVGNCVGSVVRPPTARPKDPALVLTNGHCVPSGRPAPGTALVDRPADLKDPVTITDSAGYTRTSARATRLVYATMSGTDIALYRLDKTYAQLAAEGAKVFRLSTTPMRKGDRLTMAYNFNRPSCTVDAVVPHLREDGYQQDRSVRYAGCTSGPGHSGSALLASDGETVVGINNTHNRDGEQCTNNNPCEVGRDGSVTAVQGRSYGQQVDRIAGCLTTGSRLDLTRPGCALTGATGGPRHP; translated from the coding sequence ATGCGCACATGGATGGGCCGGAGGACGGCCGCCGTCCTGACGACGGCGGCAGCGGCGATCACCAGCCTGGCCACCGCCTTACCGGCACAGGCCGTCGTCGGGGGTAGCGAGTCCACCGAACCGTACTCGTTCATGGTCTCGGTCCAGTACGACGCTCCCCGCGCGGACGGCCACCGGTGCGGGGGCGTGCTCGTCGCTCCCGATTGGGTGATGACCGCGGGGCACTGCGCCAGCACCCCGACCGGCTCGAAGGCGGGCGTTCCCCGTGACTGGAAGGTCCGCGTCGGGTCGCTGGACGTGACCACCGGCGGCGAGGTCGCCGAGGTCGACCGGTTCTACCGGCGCATCGCCAAGTACGACCCCCCGGGCGAGGACATCGCGTTGCTGCACCTGCGCACCCCGGTGCGGGCCGAGCCCGTACGGCTGGCCGGGACCACGCCCGCCGCGGGGACGCCCGCCCGCCTCCTCGGCTGGGGCCCGTCCTCGACGGGCTGCGACGACTTCGCCGACACCACGTGCTTCTCCAACAAACTGCGCGAGGTCGACACCGAGGTCACGCAGCTCCAGAAGTGCTTGGACGAGGTCGAGGGCATTCCGCCCTTGTGCATCGGCCGTGTCGATCCTGCCGCCGGGCCGGGGACGACGGACTCCGGAGGGCCCGCCCTGGTTCGCGAGGGCAACGAGTGGGTGCTGGCCGGAACGGTCGTCGGTGGCAGCAGCAAGGACTCCGACTTCCCCGGTGTGTACTCCGATGTCGCGAAGAACACCCCCTGGATCAACGGCATCGTGAACGGAACCGATGTGCCGCCGTTCGACCCGATCCCGAACGTCGAGGGCGCGGCCAAGGTGGGCAACTGCGTGGGGTCCGTGGTGCGGCCGCCCACCGCGCGCCCCAAGGACCCGGCACTGGTGCTGACCAACGGCCACTGCGTGCCGAGCGGTCGGCCCGCACCGGGCACGGCCCTGGTGGACCGGCCCGCCGATCTGAAGGACCCGGTCACCATCACCGACTCGGCCGGCTACACCCGGACCAGCGCCCGCGCGACCCGGCTGGTGTACGCGACGATGTCGGGCACCGACATCGCGCTGTACCGGCTGGACAAGACGTACGCACAGCTGGCGGCGGAGGGCGCGAAGGTCTTCCGGTTGTCCACCACCCCGATGCGCAAGGGTGACCGGCTGACCATGGCCTACAACTTCAACCGTCCGTCGTGCACGGTGGACGCCGTGGTGCCGCACCTGCGGGAGGACGGCTACCAGCAGGACCGCTCGGTGCGCTACGCCGGCTGCACCAGCGGGCCCGGCCACTCCGGCAGCGCGCTGCTGGCGTCCGACGGGGAGACCGTCGTGGGCATCAACAACACCCACAACCGCGACGGCGAGCAGTGCACCAACAACAACCCCTGTGAGGTCGGCCGGGACGGATCGGTGACCGCGGTGCAGGGCCGCAGCTACGGCCAGCAGGTCGACCGGATCGCCGGCTGCCTCACCACGGGCTCGCGACTGGACCTGACCCGCCCGGGCTGTGCGCTCACCGGTGCCACCGGAGGACCTCGCCACCCCTAG
- a CDS encoding MerR family transcriptional regulator — MRIGDAAAAAGTTPRALRFYEQRGLLPPPARSASGQREYGSGTVDRVRVIRALLALGLTVEDLVSRSHRLDLLAEDPPRSCASDGDFGPDTFAPVVERRLAALDAEIARLTRLREALARHTGTPPGPELPGQ, encoded by the coding sequence ATGAGGATCGGCGACGCGGCGGCAGCCGCCGGCACCACGCCCAGGGCGCTGCGTTTCTACGAACAGCGCGGCCTGCTCCCGCCGCCCGCCCGCAGCGCCTCCGGCCAGCGCGAGTACGGCTCGGGCACCGTGGACAGAGTGCGGGTCATCCGCGCCCTGCTGGCCCTCGGCCTGACCGTTGAAGACCTCGTCAGCCGCTCGCACCGGCTCGACCTGCTCGCCGAGGACCCTCCGCGCAGCTGCGCCTCCGACGGGGACTTCGGGCCGGACACCTTCGCCCCGGTGGTCGAGCGGCGGCTCGCCGCGCTGGACGCGGAGATCGCCCGGCTGACCCGGCTGCGCGAGGCCCTGGCCCGCCACACCGGGACGCCGCCCGGTCCGGAGCTCCCGGGGCAGTGA
- a CDS encoding NADP-dependent oxidoreductase, translating to MSPFPARTREVRLVAAPDGLPVPADFALVETPLAAPGPDRVLVRNRAFVVFPGLRSLIGGELPAAALPTVRPGDPIFGPALGEVLAAPAEGPLRPGDLVTHLLGWREHAVAEAAVFTRVADGFPDPLALLSPGLAAYGALTRAAGVREGDIVLVTGAAGAVGTVAGQVARLLGAARVIGTTGSAAKAKRLTEELGYDAVLVRGERPIADQLAEAAPEGIDVLLDMVGGEQLTAAVDAARPGARFALIGALAGQFDPARRGASSPAVVDSFRLLLLDATVHGISGRRYQDLDPEWRERLADWLRSGELTVPRTVLTGIEQAPGALSRLIEGDLFGALIVELTD from the coding sequence ATGTCCCCGTTCCCCGCCCGCACCCGTGAGGTCCGCCTCGTCGCCGCTCCGGACGGGCTTCCCGTCCCCGCCGACTTCGCCCTCGTCGAGACCCCCCTCGCCGCACCGGGGCCGGACCGGGTACTCGTCCGCAACCGCGCCTTCGTGGTCTTCCCCGGGCTGCGCAGCCTGATCGGTGGCGAGCTGCCCGCCGCCGCGCTGCCGACGGTCCGACCGGGGGACCCGATCTTCGGGCCCGCCCTCGGCGAGGTCCTGGCTGCGCCCGCCGAAGGACCGCTGCGCCCCGGGGACCTGGTGACCCACCTGCTGGGCTGGCGCGAGCACGCCGTCGCCGAGGCCGCCGTGTTCACCCGGGTGGCCGACGGCTTCCCCGATCCGCTCGCCCTGCTGTCGCCCGGCCTGGCCGCCTACGGCGCGCTGACCCGGGCGGCCGGGGTGCGGGAGGGCGACATCGTCCTCGTCACCGGCGCGGCGGGCGCGGTCGGCACGGTCGCCGGACAGGTGGCCCGGCTGCTCGGGGCCGCGCGGGTGATCGGCACCACCGGCTCGGCCGCGAAGGCCAAGCGGCTGACGGAGGAACTCGGCTACGACGCCGTCCTGGTGCGCGGCGAGCGCCCGATCGCGGACCAGCTCGCCGAGGCGGCCCCGGAAGGCATCGACGTCCTGCTCGACATGGTCGGCGGCGAGCAGCTGACGGCCGCCGTCGACGCCGCCCGGCCGGGCGCGCGGTTCGCGCTGATCGGCGCGCTCGCCGGCCAGTTCGACCCGGCCCGCCGCGGTGCCAGCTCGCCCGCCGTGGTGGACAGCTTCCGCCTGCTCCTCCTCGACGCCACCGTCCACGGCATCTCCGGCCGGCGCTACCAGGACCTGGACCCGGAATGGCGCGAACGGCTCGCGGACTGGCTGCGCTCCGGCGAACTGACCGTCCCCCGGACCGTCCTCACGGGCATCGAACAGGCTCCCGGGGCGTTGTCCAGGCTGATCGAGGGCGACCTCTTCGGCGCGCTGATCGTGGAACTGACGGACTGA
- a CDS encoding medium chain dehydrogenase/reductase family protein — protein sequence MSDERLVEVVLPGVVAPEGLELRYGVVPEAGRGRIVIGVEATGVSFAEQQMRRGRYYDQPPFPFVPGYDLVGRVLATGEGVDPGLLGQRVAALVKVGGWASHVAVDAADAVPVPDGLTPAEAETVVVNGITAWQMLHRRARVRAGQTVLVHGASGGVGSVLVQLAGAAGVRVIGTASARHHEALRELGVEPVDYRAGDVAARVRELAPGGVDAVFDHVGGRSVIDSWSLLAPGGTLIAYGSASTRDDSGSKQWPVLKILARTWLWNTLPNGRRAHFYNIWAGRGLGKDRFRARLRADLGEVFGAVRRGEVTARVAAELPLSRAAEALRLAESGTVGGKIVLTP from the coding sequence ATGAGTGACGAGCGTCTGGTCGAGGTCGTACTGCCGGGTGTCGTGGCCCCCGAGGGACTGGAGCTCCGGTACGGGGTCGTGCCGGAGGCCGGGCGGGGCCGGATCGTGATCGGCGTCGAGGCCACCGGCGTCTCCTTCGCCGAGCAGCAGATGCGCCGCGGCCGGTACTACGACCAGCCGCCCTTCCCCTTCGTGCCCGGATACGACCTGGTGGGCCGGGTGCTGGCCACCGGTGAGGGCGTCGACCCGGGGCTGCTCGGGCAGCGGGTCGCCGCCCTGGTGAAGGTCGGCGGCTGGGCCAGCCACGTGGCCGTCGACGCCGCCGACGCCGTGCCGGTGCCGGACGGCCTCACCCCGGCCGAGGCGGAGACCGTGGTGGTCAACGGCATCACCGCCTGGCAGATGCTGCACCGCAGGGCGCGGGTGCGCGCCGGACAGACCGTCCTGGTGCACGGTGCGAGCGGCGGCGTGGGCTCCGTCCTGGTCCAGCTCGCCGGCGCGGCGGGCGTCCGGGTGATCGGCACCGCCTCCGCCCGCCACCACGAGGCCCTGCGCGAACTCGGGGTCGAGCCGGTCGACTACCGTGCCGGCGATGTCGCGGCCCGGGTCCGGGAGCTGGCGCCGGGCGGGGTGGACGCGGTGTTCGACCACGTCGGCGGGCGCAGCGTGATCGACTCCTGGAGCCTGCTCGCCCCCGGCGGCACGCTGATCGCCTACGGCAGCGCCTCGACCCGGGACGACAGCGGCTCCAAGCAGTGGCCCGTGCTCAAGATCCTGGCCCGCACCTGGCTCTGGAACACCCTGCCGAACGGCCGCCGGGCCCACTTCTACAACATCTGGGCGGGCCGGGGGCTGGGCAAGGACCGTTTCCGCGCCCGGCTGCGGGCCGACCTCGGCGAGGTCTTCGGCGCCGTGCGCCGCGGCGAGGTGACGGCCCGGGTCGCCGCCGAACTCCCGCTGTCGCGGGCCGCGGAGGCGCTGCGCCTCGCGGAGTCCGGCACGGTCGGCGGCAAGATCGTGCTGACGCCCTGA
- a CDS encoding TIGR03086 family metal-binding protein: MSVDGFALLAGAHDYLLTVVRGVPEGAWGAPTPCSEWTVRQVLNHARLDQQALVMQITEEAPAGDPFAPADAPAGGGDAVAELAAVLEAAAKAWQSVRDAESVPTPMGPMPAGAGAAVAALDAAVHAWDIARATGQDLPLTDALAEGLESPAARIVDFVRDTFGKFGPVVEVPADAGRAAVLLGFTGRDPQWAPPTA, translated from the coding sequence ATGTCCGTCGACGGTTTCGCGCTGCTGGCCGGGGCGCACGACTACCTGCTGACCGTGGTGCGGGGGGTGCCGGAGGGCGCCTGGGGCGCGCCGACGCCGTGCAGCGAGTGGACGGTGCGTCAGGTGCTGAACCACGCGCGGCTCGACCAGCAGGCGCTGGTCATGCAGATCACCGAGGAGGCCCCGGCGGGGGACCCGTTCGCCCCGGCGGACGCTCCGGCGGGCGGCGGCGACGCGGTCGCCGAGCTGGCGGCGGTGCTGGAGGCGGCGGCGAAGGCCTGGCAGTCGGTCCGGGACGCCGAGAGCGTGCCGACGCCGATGGGCCCGATGCCGGCGGGGGCCGGGGCGGCGGTCGCGGCGCTGGACGCCGCCGTGCACGCCTGGGACATCGCCCGCGCGACCGGTCAGGACCTCCCGCTCACCGACGCCCTGGCGGAGGGGCTGGAGAGCCCGGCCGCCCGGATCGTCGACTTCGTCCGGGACACCTTCGGCAAGTTCGGCCCCGTGGTCGAGGTCCCCGCGGACGCCGGCCGGGCCGCCGTGCTGCTCGGCTTCACCGGCCGCGACCCGCAGTGGGCGCCGCCGACCGCGTAG
- a CDS encoding NADH:flavin oxidoreductase/NADH oxidase: protein MSTSLFTPFTLRSLTVPNRVWMPPMCQYSAAPDGEAAGVPTDWHFTHLAARAAGGTGLIIVEATAVSPEGRISPYDLGLWNDAQVEGFRRITSFLKEQGTVPAIQIAHAGRKASTERTWVDRGRAIAPDETHGWRPVAPSALPFAPDRVSPEELTVEQIGAIVRQFADAARRALDAGFQVAEIHGAHGYLVHEFLSPHSNRRTDGYGGSFEGRIRFALEVVDAVREVWPEELPLFFRVSATDWLTENPEDGREGWTSEDTVRLAKELQAHGVDLLDVSTGGLVPDARIESVPDFQVPFAEAVRTETDLPVAAVGLITDVEQAERILAEGRADAVLVGRELLRNPFWARQAAGALGVEVTGPMPYHRA from the coding sequence ATGAGCACCAGCCTGTTCACCCCCTTCACCCTGCGGTCGCTGACCGTCCCCAACCGGGTGTGGATGCCGCCGATGTGCCAGTACAGCGCCGCGCCGGACGGCGAGGCGGCGGGCGTGCCGACGGACTGGCACTTCACCCACCTCGCGGCGCGCGCCGCCGGCGGGACCGGGCTGATCATCGTCGAGGCCACCGCGGTGAGCCCCGAGGGCCGGATCTCGCCCTACGACCTCGGGCTGTGGAACGACGCCCAGGTCGAGGGGTTCCGGCGGATCACCTCCTTCCTCAAGGAGCAGGGCACCGTGCCGGCGATCCAGATCGCTCACGCCGGGCGGAAGGCGTCGACCGAGCGGACCTGGGTCGACCGGGGCCGGGCCATCGCTCCGGACGAGACGCACGGCTGGCGGCCGGTGGCACCCAGCGCGCTGCCGTTCGCGCCGGACCGGGTCTCGCCCGAGGAGCTCACGGTGGAGCAGATCGGCGCGATCGTGCGGCAGTTCGCCGACGCCGCGCGCCGGGCCCTGGACGCCGGCTTCCAGGTCGCCGAGATCCACGGGGCGCACGGCTACCTCGTGCACGAGTTCCTCTCCCCGCACAGCAACCGGCGCACCGACGGCTACGGCGGCTCCTTCGAGGGCCGGATCCGGTTCGCGCTGGAGGTCGTCGACGCCGTGCGCGAGGTGTGGCCCGAGGAACTCCCGCTCTTCTTCCGGGTCTCGGCGACCGACTGGCTCACCGAGAACCCCGAGGATGGGCGCGAGGGCTGGACCTCGGAGGACACCGTCCGGCTGGCCAAGGAGCTCCAGGCCCACGGCGTCGACCTGCTGGACGTCTCCACCGGCGGCCTCGTCCCGGACGCCCGGATCGAGTCCGTCCCCGACTTCCAGGTCCCGTTCGCCGAGGCGGTGCGCACGGAGACGGACCTGCCGGTGGCGGCGGTCGGCCTGATCACCGACGTCGAGCAGGCCGAGCGGATCCTCGCCGAGGGCCGGGCCGACGCCGTCCTGGTCGGCCGCGAGCTGCTGCGCAACCCGTTCTGGGCCCGCCAGGCCGCCGGTGCGCTCGGCGTCGAGGTCACGGGCCCGATGCCCTACCACCGCGCGTGA
- a CDS encoding helix-turn-helix domain-containing protein has protein sequence MSRSSYQATELTGRPAVAYTRPAPALAALVERYWWSEGGAGALPRLLPGTGAELWVHWSGGVDLRPVDGGPPTPLPAGHLVCLRRTPWSLEHRAGAGRPGFVAVRFRAGALRHLVPAGLDELADRVVDTEELWGAPGRRLVERVRSARGPVARVAVLDRFLTGLLEAHRRPEPWLDAAVGRIYRGPAGLRIDRLAETVGVGPRRLQRMFPAAVGAGPKEFQRLARFQRLARLLLREEPPHSLPAALDAGYYDQSHFTREFRRLTGERPAELLGPGRSHFYYPSLPPDGRPGARTTREETS, from the coding sequence GTGAGCCGATCGTCTTATCAGGCAACGGAACTGACGGGCCGACCGGCCGTGGCGTACACCCGTCCCGCGCCGGCCCTCGCGGCCCTGGTCGAGCGGTACTGGTGGTCCGAGGGCGGCGCGGGCGCGCTGCCCCGGCTGCTTCCCGGCACCGGGGCCGAGCTCTGGGTGCACTGGTCGGGCGGGGTGGACCTGCGGCCTGTGGACGGAGGACCGCCGACCCCGCTGCCGGCCGGGCACCTGGTCTGCCTCCGGCGCACGCCCTGGTCCCTGGAGCACCGGGCGGGCGCGGGACGGCCCGGGTTCGTGGCGGTGCGGTTCCGGGCCGGTGCGCTGCGCCACCTGGTGCCGGCCGGCCTCGACGAACTGGCCGACCGGGTGGTGGACACCGAGGAGCTGTGGGGCGCTCCGGGGCGGCGGTTGGTCGAACGGGTCCGGTCGGCCCGCGGTCCGGTCGCGCGAGTGGCGGTGCTGGACCGCTTCCTGACCGGTCTGCTCGAAGCGCACCGGCGGCCGGAGCCGTGGCTGGACGCCGCGGTGGGGCGGATCTACCGCGGGCCCGCCGGACTGCGGATCGACCGGCTGGCGGAGACGGTCGGGGTCGGCCCGCGGCGGTTGCAGCGGATGTTCCCGGCGGCGGTCGGCGCCGGGCCCAAGGAGTTCCAGCGGCTGGCCCGGTTCCAGCGGCTCGCCCGGCTGCTGCTGCGGGAGGAGCCGCCCCACAGCCTCCCGGCGGCGCTGGACGCCGGGTACTACGACCAGAGCCACTTCACCCGCGAGTTCCGCCGGCTCACCGGGGAGCGTCCGGCCGAGCTGCTCGGGCCCGGCCGGTCGCATTTCTACTATCCGTCACTGCCTCCCGACGGCCGGCCTGGAGCCCGGACGACACGGGAGGAGACCTCATGA